One stretch of Pandoraea oxalativorans DNA includes these proteins:
- a CDS encoding MDR family MFS transporter, giving the protein MSANDSQTTPAGVSPTPLTPAEVKSILTGLLLIMFLGSLDQTIVAPALPTIARDLGSFDAVSWVVTAYLLSSTAITPIVGKLSDLFGRRVVIAASVTVFLVGSVLCALAPSMLALIVARGVQGLGGGGLIALSNTVIADIVSPRERGRYQGYISGMFAVSGVAGPVTGGVFAQYLNWTLIFWINIPLGLLAIYLSDRALRRLPRREGKPSIDYLGSLLLIVSTVCLLLALTWGGHRYAWLSAEIGGLVAATVIVGAVFLRHQRTVREPLLPVALLANPVFRMTSTMAVLVMMVNISIGIYVPLYLQLQRGESASSSGLMLILPLLGIVVGALSSGHYMRRTGHYKRPPQIGLPVAFAGLAIIALGVQSLPLAVIGICLGLVGIGFGSAMPVMTVATQNAVAPRDIGIATAAHAFFRALGGMIGVAMFGALIVGLLVAGDSGSGSAPRELTDFLRLGGAPAGMEDHLRLAFGAFFGGSALIAALAIVALARLPELPLRQSSGNEATAIE; this is encoded by the coding sequence ATGTCCGCCAACGACTCACAGACGACACCGGCCGGCGTCTCGCCGACGCCCCTCACGCCCGCCGAGGTCAAATCGATCCTCACCGGCCTGCTGCTGATCATGTTTCTGGGCTCGCTCGACCAGACCATCGTCGCGCCCGCACTCCCGACCATCGCGCGAGATCTCGGCAGTTTCGACGCCGTCTCGTGGGTCGTGACCGCCTACCTGCTCTCGTCCACGGCGATCACGCCCATCGTCGGCAAGCTCTCGGATTTGTTCGGACGCCGTGTCGTCATCGCCGCGAGCGTCACCGTCTTTCTGGTCGGATCGGTGTTGTGCGCACTCGCACCCTCGATGCTCGCGCTGATCGTCGCGCGCGGCGTGCAGGGGCTAGGGGGTGGCGGGTTGATTGCGCTGTCGAACACGGTGATCGCCGATATCGTCTCGCCACGCGAGCGCGGTCGTTATCAGGGCTATATCTCGGGGATGTTCGCGGTCTCCGGCGTGGCCGGGCCAGTCACCGGCGGCGTGTTCGCCCAGTATCTCAACTGGACGCTCATCTTCTGGATCAACATCCCGCTCGGTCTGCTCGCGATCTATCTGAGCGACCGCGCGCTGCGACGTCTGCCGCGACGCGAAGGCAAGCCGAGCATCGACTATCTCGGCTCGCTGCTGCTGATCGTGTCGACGGTTTGTCTGCTGCTCGCGCTCACATGGGGCGGACACCGCTACGCATGGCTGTCGGCGGAAATCGGCGGTCTGGTTGCCGCGACGGTGATCGTCGGCGCGGTGTTCCTGCGCCACCAGCGTACGGTGCGCGAGCCGTTGCTGCCGGTCGCGCTACTCGCCAACCCGGTCTTTCGTATGACGTCGACGATGGCCGTGTTGGTGATGATGGTCAACATCAGCATCGGCATTTACGTGCCGCTGTATCTGCAATTGCAGCGCGGCGAGTCGGCGAGTAGCTCGGGGCTGATGCTGATCCTGCCCCTGCTGGGCATTGTGGTCGGTGCGCTGAGTTCCGGGCACTACATGCGTCGGACAGGGCATTACAAGCGTCCGCCACAGATCGGTTTGCCGGTGGCGTTCGCCGGGCTCGCGATCATCGCACTCGGCGTGCAGTCGCTGCCGCTTGCGGTGATCGGCATTTGCCTCGGCCTCGTGGGCATCGGCTTCGGCTCGGCCATGCCGGTCATGACCGTGGCGACGCAAAACGCCGTCGCGCCGCGCGACATCGGCATTGCAACCGCCGCGCATGCATTCTTCCGTGCCCTGGGCGGGATGATCGGCGTGGCGATGTTCGGCGCGCTGATCGTCGGCCTGCTGGTCGCAGGCGACAGCGGCAGCGGCAGCGCACCGCGCGAGTTGACCGACTTCCTGCGCCTGGGCGGCGCCCCCGCCGGGATGGAGGACCATCTGCGGCTGGCGTTCGGTGCGTTCTTCGGCGGCAGTGCGCTGATCGCAGCACTCGCCATTGTCGCCCTCGCACGGCTGCCGGAACTGCCGCTGCGTCAAAGCTCGGGTAACGAAGCGACCGCCATCGAGTAA
- a CDS encoding SDR family oxidoreductase yields MRLHQKVAIVTGAGSGFGEGIAKTFAREGAAVIVNNMNREAGERVVGEIVEAGGRAAFVYGDVSREEDHVTMLTEAVARFGKLDVVVNNAGTTHRNKPLLEVTEAEFDRVYAVNVKSIFWSARAVIPYFQQHGGGAMINIASTAGVRPRPGLVWYNGSKGAVITASKAMAAEFGPQNIRVNCVNPVIGDTGLTAEFMGVPNTPENRAKFLAGIPLGRFSTPQDIANACLYLASDDAAFITGVCLEVDGGRCI; encoded by the coding sequence ATGCGTTTGCATCAGAAGGTGGCTATCGTGACGGGCGCCGGATCGGGATTCGGCGAAGGCATTGCCAAGACTTTCGCGCGCGAGGGCGCGGCGGTGATCGTGAACAATATGAATCGTGAAGCGGGCGAGCGTGTGGTCGGCGAGATCGTCGAGGCGGGCGGACGTGCGGCGTTCGTCTACGGCGACGTGTCGCGCGAGGAAGATCACGTCACGATGCTCACCGAGGCCGTCGCGCGCTTCGGCAAGCTCGACGTCGTCGTGAACAACGCGGGCACCACGCACCGCAACAAGCCACTGCTCGAAGTCACCGAAGCCGAGTTCGACCGCGTCTATGCGGTCAACGTCAAAAGCATCTTCTGGAGCGCCCGCGCCGTCATCCCCTACTTCCAGCAACATGGCGGCGGCGCGATGATCAACATTGCGTCGACGGCAGGCGTGCGGCCGCGCCCCGGCCTCGTCTGGTACAACGGCAGCAAAGGCGCGGTCATCACCGCGAGCAAGGCGATGGCCGCCGAGTTCGGCCCGCAGAACATTCGCGTCAACTGCGTCAATCCGGTCATCGGCGATACGGGCCTGACTGCCGAATTCATGGGCGTGCCGAATACGCCCGAGAACCGCGCCAAATTCCTCGCAGGCATTCCCCTCGGGCGTTTCTCCACGCCGCAGGACATCGCCAACGCGTGTCTCTATCTCGCCAGCGACGACGCCGCCTTCATCACCGGCGTGTGTCTCGAAGTCGACGGCGGCCGCTGCATCTAG
- a CDS encoding aldehyde dehydrogenase family protein, with product MPEATHFIGNRWVAPARRGGASAMSPLSANTANTTIAVIDPSDGQPFTEIARGDAEDIDRAVSAARAAFNGDWGRTAAAERGRTLYAFASLLARHQEALAQLEARDTGKPLKQARADAAAIVRYFEFYAGAADKLHGETIPYQQGFTVFTVREPHGVTGHIIPWNYPLQIFGRSVAAALATGNACVVKPAEDACLSLLRVAELSLEAGLPPGALNIVTGYGAEAGAALAKHPGIDHLSFTGSPATGTLISQMAAEHHTPVTLELGGKSPQIIFADADLDAVMPVVVNAIVQNAGQTCSAGSRLLVERDAYEGVLARLAEAFAHLRVGPSHDDLDLGPLINAKQQQRVWDFLSEAQHDGIAVMSQGEVVGSAPEAGFYQAPTLLRDVPDTHRLAREEVFGPVLAAMPFTDEADAVRLANGTLFGLAAGVWTRDGARQMRLARDIRAGQVFINNYGAGGGVELPFGGMKHSGHGREKGFEALYGFTTLKTVAIRHG from the coding sequence ATGCCCGAAGCTACACACTTCATCGGCAATCGCTGGGTCGCCCCCGCCAGGCGCGGCGGTGCCTCCGCGATGTCCCCGCTGTCGGCCAATACGGCCAACACCACCATTGCCGTCATCGATCCCTCCGACGGACAGCCCTTCACCGAAATCGCCCGCGGCGACGCCGAGGACATCGACCGTGCCGTGAGCGCGGCGCGCGCCGCCTTCAACGGCGACTGGGGCCGTACCGCCGCTGCCGAGCGTGGCCGCACGCTCTATGCCTTCGCCAGCCTTCTCGCGCGCCATCAGGAAGCACTGGCCCAACTCGAAGCCCGCGATACCGGCAAGCCCCTCAAACAGGCCCGTGCCGACGCCGCCGCCATCGTGCGGTACTTCGAGTTCTACGCCGGGGCCGCCGACAAGCTGCACGGCGAGACGATTCCCTATCAGCAAGGGTTCACCGTGTTCACGGTGCGCGAGCCGCACGGCGTGACCGGTCACATCATTCCGTGGAATTACCCGTTGCAGATCTTCGGACGCAGCGTGGCCGCCGCGCTCGCGACGGGCAATGCCTGCGTCGTCAAACCGGCAGAAGACGCGTGCCTTTCGCTGCTGCGCGTGGCGGAGCTGTCGCTCGAAGCCGGGTTGCCGCCGGGCGCACTCAATATCGTGACGGGCTACGGGGCCGAAGCCGGCGCAGCCCTGGCAAAGCATCCGGGCATCGATCACCTCTCGTTTACCGGCTCGCCCGCGACGGGCACGCTGATCTCGCAGATGGCCGCCGAGCACCACACGCCGGTGACGCTCGAACTCGGTGGCAAGTCACCGCAGATCATCTTCGCCGATGCCGATCTGGACGCCGTGATGCCGGTCGTCGTCAACGCCATCGTGCAGAACGCGGGGCAAACCTGCTCGGCGGGCAGTCGTCTGCTGGTCGAGCGCGATGCGTACGAGGGTGTCCTCGCACGACTGGCCGAAGCGTTTGCGCATCTGCGCGTCGGGCCGTCGCATGACGACCTCGATCTCGGTCCGCTCATCAACGCGAAGCAGCAACAACGTGTGTGGGACTTCCTCTCCGAAGCCCAGCACGACGGGATTGCCGTGATGTCGCAGGGCGAGGTCGTGGGTAGCGCGCCGGAGGCAGGCTTCTATCAGGCCCCGACGCTGCTGCGCGACGTCCCCGATACGCACCGTCTCGCCCGCGAGGAAGTCTTCGGTCCGGTGCTCGCCGCCATGCCGTTTACCGACGAAGCCGACGCCGTGCGACTCGCCAACGGCACGCTCTTCGGTCTGGCTGCCGGTGTCTGGACGCGCGACGGCGCACGTCAGATGCGACTGGCCCGCGATATTCGCGCCGGTCAGGTCTTCATCAACAACTACGGCGCAGGCGGCGGCGTGGAGTTGCCCTTCGGCGGCATGAAGCACTCCGGCCACGGCCGCGAAAAGGGGTTCGAAGCCCTTTACGGATTCACCACGCTCAAGACCGTCGCCATCCGGCACGGGTGA
- a CDS encoding MFS transporter, whose product MNSVPTPPSPMADTASADFETATYRKVGWRLIPFLLLCYVVAYLDRVNVGFAKLQMVGDLQFSETVFGLGAGIFFIGYFIFEVPSNVILHRVGARVWIARIMISWGIISGATMFVSTPSMFYVMRFLLGVAEAGFFPGIILYITYWYPASRRGRMTAWFMTAVALSGLIGGPLSGWILKDMSGVNGLAGWQWMFLIEAIPSVIIGIAVLFVLDDRIRDARWLNDAEKSMLERNIASDVLTKEDLPLRQVFSSPRVWMMSLIYFSFVIGLYGVGFWLPTIIKSTGVTDPLQIGLLTAIPYFFAVIAMVAVGRRSDLKGERRWHIAIPAFLGAIGLFLSTVWSHNTQLAMVALTLATMGIMIVLPLFWSLPTAFLGGTAAAAGIAMINSLGNLAGFVGPYLIGFLKDATQSTNSGMFLLTVFMILGGLLTLAVPARLVNK is encoded by the coding sequence ATGAACAGCGTTCCGACGCCCCCCTCGCCCATGGCCGACACGGCCTCGGCGGACTTTGAAACGGCCACCTACCGCAAGGTCGGCTGGCGGCTGATTCCGTTTCTGCTGCTCTGTTATGTCGTCGCTTATCTCGATCGCGTGAACGTGGGTTTCGCCAAGTTGCAGATGGTGGGCGACCTGCAATTCTCCGAGACGGTGTTCGGTCTCGGCGCAGGCATCTTCTTCATCGGCTACTTCATCTTCGAGGTGCCGAGCAACGTGATCCTGCATCGCGTCGGCGCGCGCGTGTGGATTGCGCGCATCATGATCTCGTGGGGCATCATCTCCGGCGCGACGATGTTCGTCTCCACGCCGTCGATGTTCTACGTCATGCGCTTCCTGCTCGGTGTGGCCGAAGCGGGCTTCTTCCCCGGCATCATTCTCTACATCACCTACTGGTACCCGGCCTCGCGTCGCGGGCGCATGACGGCATGGTTCATGACGGCGGTGGCGCTCTCGGGTCTTATCGGCGGTCCGCTCTCGGGCTGGATCCTGAAGGACATGAGCGGGGTGAACGGCCTCGCGGGCTGGCAGTGGATGTTCCTGATCGAAGCGATTCCGTCGGTGATCATCGGCATCGCGGTGCTCTTCGTGCTCGATGACCGGATCCGCGACGCCAGGTGGCTGAACGACGCCGAGAAGTCGATGCTTGAGCGCAACATCGCAAGCGACGTGCTCACCAAGGAAGATCTGCCGCTGCGTCAGGTGTTCTCGAGCCCGCGCGTGTGGATGATGAGCCTGATCTACTTCTCGTTCGTGATCGGCCTCTATGGTGTGGGCTTCTGGCTGCCTACGATCATCAAGAGTACCGGCGTGACGGATCCGTTGCAGATCGGTTTGCTCACGGCCATCCCGTACTTCTTCGCGGTCATTGCCATGGTCGCGGTCGGACGCCGTTCGGACCTGAAGGGCGAGCGTCGCTGGCACATCGCGATTCCGGCGTTCCTCGGCGCAATCGGCCTGTTCCTGTCGACGGTGTGGAGCCACAACACACAACTGGCCATGGTCGCGCTCACGCTCGCTACGATGGGCATCATGATCGTGCTGCCGCTTTTCTGGAGTCTGCCGACGGCATTCCTCGGTGGGACGGCAGCGGCTGCCGGGATTGCCATGATCAACTCGCTGGGCAATCTCGCGGGCTTCGTCGGCCCGTATCTGATCGGCTTTCTCAAGGACGCCACGCAGAGCACCAACAGCGGTATGTTCCTGCTCACCGTCTTCATGATTCTGGGCGGATTGCTGACGCTGGCAGTGCCTGCGCGGCTGGTGAACAAGTAG